The following proteins are co-located in the Sporosarcina pasteurii genome:
- a CDS encoding metal ABC transporter substrate-binding protein, producing the protein MMKKLFKAGIVTILATFLLVACGNQAEKTAGGSDKIQAIATFSIIHDIVSEVGGEHVDVHSMVPIGTDPHEYEPLPVDIKKATDADALFYNGFNLEGEEHGWFFKLVDSVGADKNKVFELMEGVEPLYLTSDDGSEKEVNPHAFLDPVVAIKMTENTRDALIKVDEQHKEDYEKNAEQLLEKLRALDEEYKTKIDEIPEERRVLVTSERAYQYMAERYGLKEGYIWEVDTEENGSPTQIKSLVTFVKETNVPALFVETNVDPRPMETVSNETGVPIAAKLFSDELGRQGADGGTVVSFLQYNIDTIYEHLKE; encoded by the coding sequence ATGATGAAAAAACTTTTCAAGGCAGGGATTGTCACAATCCTAGCAACGTTTTTACTCGTTGCGTGTGGCAATCAAGCTGAAAAGACAGCAGGCGGATCTGATAAAATTCAGGCAATCGCAACCTTTTCGATTATCCATGATATCGTTTCTGAAGTCGGCGGCGAACATGTGGATGTGCACAGTATGGTACCTATCGGAACTGACCCGCATGAATATGAACCATTACCGGTAGATATTAAAAAAGCCACTGACGCAGATGCATTGTTTTACAACGGATTCAATCTAGAAGGTGAAGAACATGGTTGGTTTTTTAAACTTGTTGACTCTGTTGGTGCAGACAAAAACAAAGTTTTCGAACTGATGGAAGGTGTCGAACCACTCTACCTAACATCTGATGACGGTTCTGAAAAAGAAGTAAACCCTCATGCGTTTCTTGACCCAGTCGTAGCGATTAAAATGACTGAGAATACAAGAGATGCACTGATTAAAGTCGATGAACAACATAAGGAAGATTATGAAAAAAACGCTGAACAATTATTAGAAAAACTACGTGCACTGGATGAAGAATACAAAACCAAAATTGATGAAATACCAGAAGAACGCAGAGTCCTTGTAACGAGCGAACGTGCTTATCAATATATGGCAGAGCGTTATGGATTAAAAGAAGGCTATATTTGGGAAGTGGACACTGAAGAAAACGGATCCCCTACCCAGATTAAATCTCTAGTTACGTTCGTAAAAGAGACAAATGTTCCAGCTTTATTCGTCGAAACAAATGTCGACCCTCGTCCGATGGAGACTGTTTCCAATGAAACCGGCGTGCCTATCGCAGCTAAACTCTTTTCAGATGAACTTGGCCGTCAAGGTGCTGACGGTGGGACAGTTGTTAGCTTTCTACAATATAATATCGATACGATTTATGAGCATTTAAAGGAGTAA
- a CDS encoding metal ABC transporter permease, whose protein sequence is MISFYQDLLNYEFLQKALFTSIMVGIICGVIGSFIVLRGMALIGDAISHAVLPGVAISYMLGINFFYGAVVTGMLTAIGIGYINQNSRIKNDSAIGIVFSAAFALGVILIGKANSSIDLNRILFGNVLSVRTSDMWMTLIIGAIVLLTVIFFYKELLVSTFDPTFAAAYGLPNKFIHYVIMILLTMVTVASLQTVGIILVVAMLITPASTAYLLTNRLWVMILLAAIFGAISSIIGLYFSFIYNLSSGAVIVLVSTAFFLIAFFLSPKQGMLWRSLRTKKKKIIIQD, encoded by the coding sequence ATGATTTCCTTTTATCAAGACTTATTGAACTATGAATTTTTACAGAAAGCATTGTTTACTTCCATAATGGTGGGCATTATTTGCGGCGTAATCGGCAGTTTTATCGTATTACGTGGTATGGCCCTTATCGGCGATGCAATATCACATGCTGTGCTGCCTGGTGTAGCGATTTCCTATATGCTTGGTATTAATTTTTTCTACGGTGCAGTTGTGACCGGCATGTTAACAGCAATTGGAATCGGTTATATTAATCAAAATAGCCGCATCAAAAACGACTCAGCGATTGGTATTGTATTTTCCGCAGCCTTTGCGCTTGGTGTCATTTTAATCGGAAAAGCAAATTCAAGTATTGATTTAAATCGAATTTTATTTGGAAATGTCCTATCGGTTCGAACTTCTGACATGTGGATGACACTCATTATCGGGGCTATCGTCTTGCTTACGGTCATCTTTTTTTATAAAGAATTACTTGTCAGCACGTTCGATCCAACGTTCGCCGCCGCTTACGGTTTGCCGAACAAGTTCATTCATTATGTCATTATGATTTTATTGACGATGGTAACCGTAGCTTCCCTGCAAACGGTTGGGATTATTCTTGTGGTGGCGATGTTAATCACACCCGCTTCTACGGCTTACCTTTTAACAAATAGGCTCTGGGTTATGATTTTATTGGCGGCGATCTTTGGCGCGATTTCATCTATCATCGGTTTATATTTTAGCTTCATCTATAATCTATCTTCCGGTGCGGTTATCGTTTTAGTTTCTACGGCTTTCTTCTTAATTGCTTTCTTCCTATCGCCAAAACAAGGGATGCTTTGGCGCTCACTACGAACGAAGAAGAAAAAAATCATTATCCAAGATTAA
- a CDS encoding metal ABC transporter ATP-binding protein, protein MKNSIEVKHLSTSYYGQEALQDINFSAGTGKLIGIIGPNGAGKSTLMKSMLGLIPIDEGQISFAGMTLKEARNKIAYVPQRAAIDWDFPIIVLDAVLLGTYPNLGVFRRPKKADREWAYECLKKVGMEDYSKRQIGELSGGQQQRVFLARALAQKANFFFLDEPLVGIDVTSEELIMNILKSLRDEGKSIFVVHHDLAKVEEYFEDLVLLNKKLIKSGTVKNVLRPELMREAYKAQFSLLDSMGVFS, encoded by the coding sequence ATGAAAAATAGTATAGAGGTAAAACATTTATCTACCTCTTATTACGGTCAAGAAGCATTGCAGGATATAAACTTCTCCGCAGGGACCGGGAAACTTATCGGCATTATCGGTCCGAATGGAGCTGGTAAATCAACACTAATGAAATCAATGCTCGGGTTAATTCCTATAGATGAAGGTCAAATCTCTTTTGCTGGCATGACTTTAAAAGAAGCAAGAAACAAAATTGCTTACGTTCCACAAAGAGCTGCGATTGACTGGGATTTCCCAATTATCGTCTTGGATGCTGTTTTACTCGGAACGTATCCCAACTTAGGTGTATTCCGCCGCCCTAAAAAAGCGGACCGTGAATGGGCCTATGAATGCTTGAAAAAAGTTGGTATGGAAGATTACAGTAAAAGACAGATTGGAGAATTATCCGGCGGGCAGCAACAACGAGTTTTCCTCGCAAGAGCACTCGCCCAAAAAGCAAATTTCTTTTTTCTCGATGAACCGCTTGTCGGCATCGATGTAACAAGTGAAGAATTGATCATGAATATTTTAAAAAGCTTGAGAGATGAAGGTAAATCAATCTTTGTTGTCCATCATGACTTGGCAAAGGTAGAAGAATATTTCGAAGACCTCGTGTTGCTAAATAAAAAACTGATAAAATCAGGAACGGTGAAAAACGTACTTCGCCCTGAGCTCATGCGGGAAGCCTATAAAGCACAATTTTCTCTACTCGATTCAATGGGGGTCTTCTCATGA
- a CDS encoding response regulator transcription factor gives MKERILIIEDEENIARVLQLELEFEGYEIGIAHTGPDGLIQYREHKWDLILLDLMLPGLNGLDVLRRIRATENHTPVILLTAKNEVEDKVAGLDLGANDYVTKPFEIEELLARIRAALRFSNGGQAKKDEHLYEFCGLSLHEQTREVKREDRQIELTPREFDLLLHLLKHPNQVLSREQLLDAVWGFDYYGDTNVVDVYIRYVRKKIEKPGESTLIQTVRGVGYVLKENDEN, from the coding sequence ATGAAAGAACGAATTTTAATTATAGAAGATGAGGAAAACATTGCTCGCGTATTGCAACTTGAACTTGAATTCGAGGGATATGAAATAGGAATAGCGCATACGGGGCCAGATGGGCTTATTCAATACCGAGAGCATAAATGGGATTTAATTTTATTGGATTTAATGTTGCCTGGTTTAAATGGATTGGACGTATTGCGACGGATTCGGGCAACAGAAAATCATACGCCTGTTATTTTATTAACCGCGAAAAACGAAGTGGAAGACAAAGTGGCAGGGCTTGATTTAGGTGCGAATGATTATGTAACCAAACCATTTGAAATTGAAGAACTACTGGCCCGAATACGTGCTGCATTACGCTTTTCAAATGGAGGGCAAGCAAAAAAAGACGAACATTTATATGAGTTTTGCGGATTATCTCTTCATGAACAAACACGTGAGGTGAAACGTGAGGATCGTCAAATTGAACTTACGCCAAGGGAATTTGACTTACTTCTTCATTTATTAAAACATCCTAACCAAGTACTGTCTCGGGAACAGTTATTAGATGCTGTATGGGGCTTTGACTATTACGGCGATACGAATGTGGTCGATGTCTATATTCGTTATGTCAGGAAGAAAATCGAGAAGCCAGGAGAGAGCACGCTCATTCAAACGGTTCGAGGAGTTGGATACGTGCTCAAAGAAAACGATGAAAATTAG
- a CDS encoding cell wall metabolism sensor histidine kinase WalK produces the protein MKIRTKIHLFSTLLMFVILILTNTGVYFLFEKMAYDTERKQLQSQVKEITASFSKMTAQNDPAVIIRAHLPDNGVISVAGQRLGSGEATTLLKDYTPTFTNDSYTVEKINGTSVLSVSSPVIWNNGDVVQLDMMQLLVNVDRNLMALKLVLAGVTLLAMLPVVFSSIGLSRIVINPIEKLIATMSQSRKSGTYEKIQMSVDRKDEMAQMALTFNEMMEQLEQNYKQQEQFVSNASHELKTPLTVIESYARLLTRRGFDNRDVAEEAVGAILSESVRMKSMIEQLLQLAKNDEQATFQFEETDLFDQIEKTVKPMRQAYARQFDFEGIKNAIVLTDSEKFRQLLYIFLDNARKYSEDLVKVAMQDEGDGYSIAITDYGNGIPQEALPHVFNRFYRVEEDRNRKTGGTGLGLAIAKQLADGLGAGLKMESISGMGTTVRITIPKRLDSH, from the coding sequence ATGAAAATTAGAACGAAAATCCATCTGTTTTCAACACTACTTATGTTTGTTATTTTAATTTTGACGAATACGGGTGTTTATTTTTTATTCGAAAAAATGGCATACGACACGGAACGCAAGCAACTTCAAAGTCAAGTGAAAGAAATAACAGCATCCTTTAGTAAAATGACAGCGCAGAATGACCCGGCAGTGATTATTCGTGCTCATCTTCCGGACAATGGTGTGATAAGTGTTGCTGGTCAGCGGCTCGGTTCAGGTGAGGCGACTACGTTGTTAAAAGACTACACCCCTACTTTTACAAATGATTCCTATACCGTTGAAAAAATTAATGGAACGTCTGTATTATCCGTTAGTTCTCCTGTTATTTGGAATAATGGTGATGTCGTTCAACTGGATATGATGCAATTGCTTGTAAATGTGGATCGTAACTTAATGGCATTAAAGCTTGTGCTTGCAGGTGTTACATTGTTAGCGATGTTGCCGGTTGTTTTTTCAAGCATTGGGTTAAGCCGAATTGTTATCAATCCAATTGAAAAGCTGATTGCAACGATGTCTCAAAGTCGAAAATCAGGAACTTACGAGAAAATCCAAATGTCTGTGGACCGAAAAGATGAAATGGCACAAATGGCTTTAACATTCAATGAAATGATGGAACAACTAGAACAAAACTATAAGCAGCAGGAACAATTCGTTTCAAATGCTTCACACGAATTAAAAACGCCGCTCACCGTCATCGAAAGTTATGCCAGGCTTCTAACGAGACGCGGATTTGATAATCGTGACGTTGCAGAAGAAGCGGTTGGTGCAATTCTTAGTGAATCCGTTCGTATGAAGTCGATGATTGAACAACTATTGCAGTTAGCGAAAAACGATGAGCAAGCTACGTTTCAATTTGAAGAAACGGATTTATTTGACCAGATTGAAAAAACAGTGAAGCCGATGCGTCAAGCATACGCCCGGCAGTTTGACTTTGAAGGTATTAAAAACGCGATTGTCCTAACAGACAGCGAAAAATTTAGGCAATTGCTTTATATTTTTCTCGACAATGCACGCAAATATAGTGAGGATTTAGTTAAGGTCGCCATGCAAGACGAAGGAGACGGTTACTCGATTGCGATTACAGACTATGGGAATGGTATACCTCAAGAAGCATTACCGCATGTTTTTAATCGATTTTACCGAGTCGAAGAAGACCGAAATCGTAAAACAGGCGGAACAGGCCTTGGATTAGCAATCGCCAAACAACTTGCTGATGGACTCGGCGCGGGGTTAAAGATGGAGAGTATTAGCGGGATGGGGACGACAGTTAGAATTACGATCCCAAAACGATTAGATTCTCATTAA
- a CDS encoding PepSY domain-containing protein, with protein sequence MKVLKKQWLLPLLVTILLLVFGVIYIQGLFTNEEHMTQEEIQQQLETMYEGTVGELTFQDGVYSTEITRSGGVYETKINAENGQVLSMALINKIEVKEPELLSVQEVREIVVKKYNNDIERLSHDDTGGIPVYNVEIAKDQVLLEVVVDAKSGEIISEKEHPTATANTLITREEAIDIALKQLRGEVEYVEFHDKEDGGYYLIEIEQDNDDDDIEAVFQIHAITGKIMSVKWDD encoded by the coding sequence ATGAAGGTACTAAAAAAACAATGGTTGCTCCCGCTTTTGGTCACGATACTTCTCTTGGTGTTTGGTGTGATTTATATACAAGGATTATTTACTAATGAAGAACATATGACGCAGGAAGAAATTCAACAACAATTAGAGACGATGTATGAAGGCACTGTCGGAGAGTTAACGTTTCAAGATGGTGTTTATTCTACAGAAATTACACGGTCAGGCGGCGTTTATGAGACAAAGATAAATGCTGAAAACGGCCAAGTTCTTTCGATGGCGCTGATTAATAAGATTGAAGTCAAGGAACCTGAATTGTTATCTGTACAGGAAGTTCGCGAGATTGTCGTTAAGAAATATAATAACGACATTGAACGGTTGTCCCACGATGATACTGGAGGAATCCCTGTTTATAACGTTGAAATAGCGAAAGATCAAGTGCTATTGGAAGTGGTTGTGGATGCAAAGTCTGGAGAAATTATTTCCGAAAAGGAACATCCTACTGCAACTGCTAACACGTTAATTACAAGGGAAGAGGCAATTGATATTGCGCTTAAACAATTGCGTGGCGAAGTTGAATATGTAGAGTTTCATGATAAAGAAGACGGCGGCTACTATTTAATAGAAATTGAACAAGATAACGACGATGATGATATTGAAGCGGTCTTTCAAATCCATGCAATTACAGGAAAAATTATGTCAGTTAAGTGGGATGATTGA
- a CDS encoding PepSY domain-containing protein, translated as MKKLISVLGLSVVIVFAGAAMFANASSNNVVEEGVLGVTEKVNELQVVPTKQKAESTVEKTQSKSKLTVEEAIAIARQHASGTVKEVELDNDDGRLYYEIEMKDGKYEYELEIDAYTGDVLDFEKDLED; from the coding sequence ATGAAGAAGTTAATCTCTGTTTTAGGTCTTTCAGTAGTGATTGTGTTTGCAGGTGCAGCAATGTTTGCAAATGCAAGTTCAAACAACGTCGTTGAAGAGGGCGTGCTAGGTGTTACAGAAAAGGTGAACGAACTGCAAGTTGTACCAACGAAACAAAAAGCAGAGTCAACTGTTGAAAAAACACAATCGAAAAGCAAGTTGACAGTTGAAGAAGCGATTGCCATTGCTAGACAACATGCATCTGGAACGGTAAAGGAAGTAGAGCTGGATAACGACGATGGCCGACTCTATTATGAGATTGAAATGAAAGATGGAAAATACGAATACGAACTTGAAATTGATGCATATACAGGCGATGTACTGGATTTTGAAAAGGACCTTGAGGATTGA
- a CDS encoding MBL fold metallo-hydrolase has protein sequence MKVIPIGIWGGYPKANEATSAFLLEHEGFHCLIDCGSGVLSSLQNFLPLEQLDAVVLTHYHADHIADVGSLQYSRLIQYYLNQSPQVLPIYGHTEDKEQFAKLSYKRMTVGMAIHEEDEMNIGPFTVRFCRTKHPVYCLALKFSVDERSVVFTADTEWHDDLIDFARGTNLLVSEANLYEEHIGVAPGHMGGSEAGKLAQLAEAHQLLLTHLPLHGDVKEILHAAQEQFGGKTEIAKVGKTYTILAD, from the coding sequence ATGAAAGTAATACCTATCGGGATTTGGGGTGGTTATCCGAAAGCGAATGAGGCAACTTCTGCCTTCTTGCTTGAACACGAAGGATTTCACTGTTTGATCGACTGTGGCAGTGGTGTATTGTCATCACTTCAAAACTTTTTACCTCTTGAACAATTAGACGCTGTCGTCCTAACACACTATCACGCAGACCATATTGCGGATGTTGGCAGTTTACAATATAGCCGCCTGATTCAATACTACTTAAACCAATCACCCCAGGTTTTACCAATATACGGGCATACTGAAGATAAGGAGCAATTTGCGAAGCTATCATACAAAAGAATGACTGTTGGAATGGCAATCCATGAAGAGGATGAGATGAACATCGGACCTTTTACAGTTAGATTTTGTAGGACAAAACATCCTGTGTACTGCCTTGCCCTAAAATTTTCAGTAGATGAACGTTCCGTGGTATTCACAGCAGATACGGAATGGCATGACGACCTTATTGATTTTGCGAGAGGGACAAATCTATTGGTGAGCGAAGCGAATTTATATGAAGAGCATATCGGGGTTGCGCCGGGGCATATGGGTGGCAGTGAAGCAGGTAAATTAGCACAACTTGCTGAGGCGCATCAACTTTTACTCACACACTTACCCTTACATGGAGACGTAAAAGAAATCTTACACGCCGCTCAAGAACAATTTGGCGGAAAGACTGAAATCGCTAAAGTCGGAAAAACTTATACCATTCTAGCAGATTAA
- a CDS encoding AbgT family transporter, with the protein MKKQRVGFFQRFLNVVETAGNKLPHPVTLFAGLALLVIIVSGIVSHFGVSAEHPGKPGEIIEVKNLMSGEGIKYIFTQMTSNFVGFAPLGVVLVTMLGIGLAEGTGLISALLRGFVLSVPKRLITLGLVFAGVMSSVASDAGYVVLPPLGAVIFAAIGRHPLAGLAAAFAGVSGGFSANLFLSGTDALLGELTISAAAIIDPAYAEGMNIAMNYYFIAISVLVLTVVGAWVTEKIVEPRLGEYKGEFREKIEKLNGVEKKGLVWAGVSLAVTSVLVALLILPEWGPLRGDGDMPIIRSPFMSSLVPIIALLFFIPGLVYGRVTKEIRDDKDVAAMMSATMASMGMFIVLSFTAGQFVAFFSESNMGLIIGVYGAEFLQSINLTGIPLLILFILIAAFINLFIGSASAKWAMMAPVFVPIMMNLGYSPELTQMAYRVADSATNIISPLMTYFAIIIAFAQKYDRKMGIGTLVSVMFPYSMFFLVFWTITLVVWMLFGIDLGPGSGIYYTK; encoded by the coding sequence ATGAAGAAACAAAGAGTAGGTTTTTTCCAAAGATTTCTGAATGTCGTGGAAACAGCCGGAAACAAATTACCGCACCCGGTAACATTATTTGCAGGTCTTGCACTTTTAGTTATTATTGTTTCTGGAATTGTTTCCCACTTCGGCGTTAGTGCAGAACATCCGGGTAAACCTGGAGAAATTATAGAAGTTAAAAACTTGATGAGTGGAGAAGGTATTAAATATATTTTTACTCAAATGACGAGTAATTTCGTCGGCTTCGCACCTTTAGGCGTTGTTCTTGTAACAATGTTAGGGATTGGTTTAGCAGAAGGAACGGGCTTAATCAGTGCATTACTACGTGGGTTTGTTTTGTCAGTACCGAAACGACTCATTACATTAGGCCTTGTTTTTGCAGGGGTTATGTCAAGTGTTGCTTCTGATGCTGGTTACGTTGTCCTACCTCCACTTGGAGCAGTTATTTTCGCCGCAATTGGACGCCATCCGCTTGCAGGTTTAGCAGCTGCATTTGCTGGGGTTTCTGGTGGATTCAGTGCCAACCTCTTCTTGTCGGGAACAGATGCATTACTTGGTGAATTAACAATTTCAGCAGCAGCGATTATCGACCCAGCTTATGCTGAAGGTATGAACATCGCCATGAACTATTACTTCATCGCAATTTCAGTATTGGTACTCACAGTTGTGGGTGCTTGGGTAACAGAAAAAATTGTTGAACCACGACTTGGCGAATATAAAGGCGAGTTCCGTGAAAAGATTGAAAAATTAAACGGTGTGGAGAAGAAAGGTCTTGTATGGGCTGGCGTATCTCTTGCTGTTACGAGTGTTTTAGTAGCTTTATTAATTTTACCGGAGTGGGGACCATTACGCGGAGACGGCGATATGCCAATTATCCGTTCACCATTTATGAGTTCATTAGTACCAATTATTGCATTACTATTCTTCATTCCAGGTCTTGTTTATGGACGTGTTACGAAAGAAATTCGTGACGACAAAGATGTTGCGGCAATGATGTCAGCAACAATGGCTTCCATGGGAATGTTTATCGTATTGTCCTTCACAGCAGGACAATTCGTAGCATTTTTCTCGGAATCCAATATGGGGCTAATTATTGGTGTATATGGAGCAGAGTTCCTACAAAGTATTAACCTAACGGGAATTCCACTCTTAATACTGTTCATTTTAATTGCGGCATTTATTAACCTATTCATCGGTAGTGCGTCCGCGAAATGGGCAATGATGGCACCTGTTTTCGTTCCAATTATGATGAACCTTGGGTACTCGCCAGAATTAACACAAATGGCGTACCGTGTTGCTGACTCTGCAACAAATATCATTTCACCACTTATGACCTATTTCGCAATTATCATTGCGTTTGCTCAGAAGTATGATAGAAAAATGGGTATCGGAACACTTGTTTCTGTTATGTTCCCGTACAGCATGTTCTTCCTAGTCTTCTGGACAATTACACTTGTTGTATGGATGCTATTCGGTATCGACTTAGGCCCAGGATCAGGAATTTATTATACGAAGTAA
- a CDS encoding YfcC family protein translates to MTTRVEEQMVPEKEKKRWIPHTYAILFAIMILAAVASYLIPAGEFERLEVDGRTIVVEGSYTEIEQSPVKPFELFKAIPMGMSAASQIIFYIFLVGGAFGIIQATGTIEAGIGKAVHRLENKERLLIPVIMILFSVLGATIGMSEESIIFVPIGIAVARALGFDAITGTAMVSLGAASGFIGGMLNPFTVGVAQSIAEVQIFSGFGFRFVVYLFVLSAAIFYVMRYSSKVKNDPTKSIVFDIEQKVQEKQVGEYAKEFPDFNWRHGLVLSFLAGGLAMNVYGVFKWDWFLTELTASFIIIGLLSGIVGNLGINGTFDAFVDGMKVIAFGALIVGFARAILIVMEQGYIIDTVIYALSNLISSLPPSLNAVGMYFTQIIMNFFIPSGSGQAATTMPIMTPLADLLGMERQIAVLAFQYGDAITNSIIPTSASLMAYLAVAGIPYERWVKFVWKLVLGWLLIALLALVVAVMIGVS, encoded by the coding sequence ATGACAACTAGAGTTGAAGAGCAAATGGTACCCGAGAAAGAAAAGAAGAGATGGATTCCACATACATATGCGATATTATTTGCAATCATGATTCTTGCTGCAGTTGCATCATATTTAATTCCAGCAGGGGAGTTTGAACGATTAGAAGTCGATGGACGTACAATCGTTGTGGAAGGCAGTTATACAGAGATTGAGCAGAGTCCAGTTAAACCCTTCGAATTGTTCAAGGCAATTCCAATGGGGATGTCGGCAGCTTCGCAAATTATATTTTACATATTTTTAGTTGGTGGTGCCTTCGGAATTATTCAGGCTACTGGCACAATAGAAGCAGGAATAGGAAAGGCTGTACATAGACTTGAGAATAAAGAGAGATTATTAATCCCAGTGATTATGATTCTATTTTCAGTTCTTGGTGCGACAATTGGGATGTCAGAGGAATCAATTATTTTTGTACCAATTGGCATTGCTGTTGCACGTGCGCTCGGATTCGATGCAATAACTGGAACGGCGATGGTAAGTCTTGGAGCCGCATCTGGCTTTATAGGTGGTATGCTTAATCCGTTTACAGTAGGTGTTGCACAGTCAATTGCTGAAGTACAAATTTTTTCAGGATTTGGGTTCCGGTTTGTTGTATATTTATTCGTTTTATCTGCAGCAATCTTCTATGTAATGCGTTATTCTAGTAAGGTGAAAAATGATCCAACTAAAAGTATCGTGTTTGATATTGAGCAAAAGGTTCAGGAGAAACAAGTTGGGGAGTATGCGAAGGAATTTCCGGACTTTAATTGGCGTCATGGGCTTGTTTTGTCGTTTCTAGCTGGTGGGTTGGCAATGAACGTTTACGGTGTCTTTAAATGGGATTGGTTTTTAACAGAGTTGACAGCGTCGTTCATTATTATTGGTTTGTTATCGGGGATTGTCGGAAATCTCGGCATTAATGGGACATTTGATGCTTTTGTTGATGGTATGAAAGTCATCGCTTTTGGAGCGCTCATTGTCGGTTTTGCTAGAGCAATTTTGATTGTGATGGAGCAAGGTTATATTATAGATACAGTTATCTATGCCTTATCGAATTTAATATCAAGCTTACCGCCTTCTTTAAACGCTGTAGGTATGTATTTTACACAAATTATTATGAACTTTTTTATCCCCTCTGGCAGTGGACAGGCAGCGACAACGATGCCTATTATGACGCCGCTAGCAGATTTACTAGGAATGGAACGTCAAATCGCTGTTCTGGCATTTCAGTATGGTGACGCGATTACAAATTCAATTATTCCTACTTCCGCATCACTGATGGCCTATTTGGCGGTTGCAGGAATCCCTTATGAGCGTTGGGTAAAGTTTGTTTGGAAACTAGTGTTAGGTTGGTTACTGATTGCACTGCTGGCACTTGTTGTGGCTGTAATGATTGGAGTGAGTTAA
- a CDS encoding amidohydrolase: MEIKKKIEAWFEHFHAHPEISYQEVKTTKKLTEILADMGVTYKTFDDVTGVVAEIGEGKEIIAIRADIDALWQEVDGVYQANHSCGHDANIAMVLGALSYLKDEQLDGKIRFIFQPAEEQGNGAVAMVERGVVDDVSYLFGVHLRPIEEIPHGKVLPAIHHGAAAFLEGKIIGVDAHGARPHQGKNVVDPLFAIHQFIKTIYFSPFETYSVKMTKMQAGGNNVNIIPGSATFAIDTRAQSNVVLDELMEKVTEGIQAIGKLYGVEIQTEWNDYTPAAEVSEEATEIATAAILETVGEVGYAPAVVTAGSDDFHFYTIHRPKLKAAMLGIGADLQPGLHHPNMTFNTEALDIGARVLAATLKKALTRHE; encoded by the coding sequence TTGGAAATAAAAAAGAAAATAGAAGCATGGTTTGAGCACTTTCATGCGCATCCAGAGATTAGTTATCAAGAAGTAAAGACAACGAAGAAATTAACGGAAATATTAGCGGATATGGGTGTAACGTATAAAACTTTTGATGATGTAACAGGTGTCGTGGCAGAAATCGGTGAAGGAAAAGAAATCATCGCAATTCGAGCCGATATAGACGCACTTTGGCAAGAGGTCGATGGGGTTTATCAAGCGAATCATTCCTGTGGGCATGATGCGAATATTGCAATGGTGTTAGGTGCACTTTCTTATTTAAAAGATGAGCAATTAGATGGGAAAATTCGCTTTATTTTTCAACCAGCTGAAGAGCAAGGGAACGGCGCAGTAGCAATGGTCGAGCGTGGTGTGGTCGATGATGTTTCTTATTTATTCGGCGTCCATTTGCGTCCGATTGAGGAAATTCCACATGGTAAAGTGTTACCGGCTATCCATCATGGTGCGGCGGCATTTCTTGAAGGGAAAATAATCGGAGTAGACGCACATGGCGCACGCCCACATCAGGGGAAGAATGTCGTTGATCCGCTATTTGCAATCCATCAGTTTATTAAAACAATTTATTTCTCACCGTTTGAGACGTACTCTGTGAAAATGACGAAAATGCAAGCAGGGGGAAATAACGTCAATATTATTCCGGGATCTGCAACCTTTGCAATTGATACCCGAGCGCAATCCAATGTAGTTCTGGATGAATTAATGGAGAAAGTTACAGAAGGAATTCAAGCCATTGGTAAGTTGTATGGGGTAGAAATTCAAACTGAATGGAATGATTATACACCTGCTGCAGAAGTATCTGAAGAAGCTACTGAAATTGCCACAGCTGCGATTTTGGAAACTGTAGGAGAAGTGGGGTATGCGCCTGCGGTCGTTACGGCAGGTAGTGATGATTTTCATTTTTATACAATTCATAGGCCAAAATTGAAAGCAGCGATGCTTGGCATTGGTGCGGATCTTCAGCCGGGACTCCACCATCCGAATATGACATTTAATACAGAAGCGCTAGATATTGGTGCACGTGTACTTGCGGCTACATTGAAAAAAGCACTTACTCGGCATGAATAA